GGTTGACTGTAGCTATTTTTTGCTCAATTTGTCCAGATAGCTGAGAATTTTGGTTGTATTTTTTTTGATGACTTTGTAGTTTAGCTAAAGTTGCTTTTACGGTAGCCAATTCTTTTTCAATTTTGATTAATAAAATAATTAGTCTGGCTATTTTTACGGTTTTTTCCTCAGCCACAACTTCTTGTTGGATCGAGGTGATGTACTTACTAATATCTTCCATGGATTTACTGATATATATTATTGATATGACAGAATAACTGGCGTTTTTTGTTCTTTAAACTCAGTATATCCGTGAATATGTGGACATGGTATAAAGTTTCGGTAATTGTTGAAGTATTTTTGTAAATAATGTATGAATTTACCTAAATACCTCTCAAAAGCGAACAATTGCAGGAGTTTCTGGCTTATAGCATCTGCACTTTTTAACGCCTTAATTAATATTTTACAGGTTTGGATACAGCATTTTCGTGATTATTTCGTAGATAAATATACTTAAGGAAATATTTCAAGCTACGAATGGTAGTAATTATCGATTGGTTGTATGTTCAGCTAAAAATTTCGTTATTTACCGTCAAGAATGTTAAAACATATGTCTATATATGTTTATGAGTAGATAAGGTATGACTGAGATTATCAATACTATTGTCAGAGCTCTGCTGAAATTACTAGATCAGGGTATCGCAGCTTTGCCAGGTGTAATGTCGGCTTTGATCGTTTTGTTTTTGACTAAATATGCAGTGCAGGTAGTCCTAAAACTTGCCGACGAAACGGGTAGACGCACGATTAAAAGTACTTCTTTACAGTTGTTACTCAGAAAAATTTGTCGTATTGGCGTGTGGACAATTGGTATTTTGCTTGCCTGCATCTTAGCTGTTCCTGGATTTAGCTTGGGAGATATTGTCGCTACTTTAGGTATAGGTTCAGTAGCTGTTGGTTTTGCCTTCCAAGATATATTTAAAAACTTTTTGGCAGGGATTATTTTATTGGTCGAAGAGCCATTTAGGATTGGAGATGAAGTAGAGATTAATGACTACCAAGGAAAAGTAGAAAACATTAGTATTCGCACTACTAAAATTCGCACCTATACTGGAGAAAAAATTTTACTGCCCAACTCTACCGTGTTTACTGATGCGGTAAAAGTAGTTACAGCCTATCCTTTTCGGAGAACGGATTTGGCTGTGGGGGTGGACTACAATTCTTCTTTGCCAGAGGCTGCTAGAATCTTAGAACAAACTATCAAAAGTGTTTCTGGAGTAATAGAAGACCCTGCACCTGAGATTGATATAGTCAATTTTAATGACAGTTCTATTGATTTTATGGTGCATTACTGGACAGGTTCTTCCAAAAAGCAGCTACGCAACGTGCAAACTATAGCAATGATCGCCATTAAAAAAGCTTTGGATGATGCTGACATCAATATTCCTTACCCTATTCGCACCGTCTATCATTACGACCAGGAAAAATATAATGATTATTTTCCCGATCGCCATGTTCAACAAAATAATTAGATTGAGAAAAGTTAACTTTGTCCTAGTCGAGGAATAGTAACATCTACCAGATTTATTTCTTGTTCTAGGCTACTTAAAGGTGGTTTCATTGCCTGACGATTACCTACTACTAAAGTAACTATCTGATTTGGTTGAAGATATTTTTGAGCCACCTTTAAAATATCTTCTTCATTTGTATTTTGCACCTTGTCCTGATATTCAAAGATAAAATCTTCTGGATAATCAAAGTATTCGTAACGAATCAGACGAGAAAGGGTCTGACTAGGATTCTCAAAGTTAAACACAAAAGAGTTAAGAATTGATTCTTTGGCATTTGCTAATTCTTTTTCTGTAACTAAACTATTACGTAGCTTTTTGATCTCACTGACAATAGCTTTAATAAAAGGAACAGTATTATTGGTTTGAGTTTGTCCTCCTGCAATAAATAAACCGTCATAGTCATAGCTAGGACTCCAAGATCCGTATACGCTGTATGCCAAACCCTGACGCGATCGCACTTCGTTAAATAAGCGTCCTCCAAAACCGTTTAAAACGCCATTTAAAACGCTTAATGCTGGATAATCTGGGCTGTTAAACTGCCCTCCAATATGACCCATTAAAACATTGCTCTGAGTTGCCTTGGGGCGATCTACCACAAAAATACCCCGATCTTCTTCTTGGGTTGCTGCGGGTGCTTCTAAAGCTGGTAGAGAAGTATCAACCTGCCAATCACCAAAAGCAGACTGCACTCTTTCGATCATCCGAGCGGAATCAAAGTCCCCGACTATACCTAAAATTATGCTCTGGGGACGAACATAGTTTTGATAAAAGTTAACTACATCTGGGCGAGAAATATTTGCCAAAATAGCATATTCTTCAGTTCGAGCATAGGGGCTAGTTGCACCATAAATTAGCTTGTCAAATTCACGACTGGCGATACTTTGAGGATCGTCATTGCGGCGGGCAATTCCTCCTTCTTCCTGTTTTTTGGCGATCGCAAATTGCTCGGCAGCAAAAGCTGGTTGACGCAATACTTCGGCAAATAGAGAGAAAACTGTGTCTAAATCTTCAGTGAGGGTATTAAAGCTGGCACTACCTGAAGTATCGCCAATACTAGTTTCGACGCTAGCTGCTTTTTGTTCTAAGATTAGATTTAACTCGGCTGCGAGATGATTTTCTGTACCGCCACTACGCATTACAGTCCCTGTTAGGCTTGCCAAACCGACTTTATTGGCAGGTTCAAAGCGAGATCCAGTGCGAATTAAAGCCGTACCATTAATTAGGGGTAAATCTCGATCTTCCATAAGATAAACCACCATGCCATTATCTAATTCATAACGTTCATAATCGGGAATCTGAATTTCTGGCGGGGTTGAAAATTTTAATTCTGTATAGTGTTTAGGAGTATCGGCGATCGCTGGAAGCCGAATCGCAAATGATAAAAAAATTGTCACTAACCCTAAACTTAACCAAGAAATTAGTCTTCTGCTCATACATAATTTAATTTAAAAAGCCTTTCTATTGTATCGAGCTAGGATTGAGTGCGGGAAAAGCTTGCCAAGTCAAACAGCTTTTCCAATTAGTAAATTTCTTAAAAGACTCCCTATATCTAAAAAAATTGAGCATAAACTATTTTTGTTTATGCTCAGTATATTAAGGAAGTAATTTAGATGGATTTACATTAATTCAAAATCACCATCATCATTTTTCTCCATGTCCATGTCCGTAGAATCACCAATAGTATTGAGATTAATTGCAACTTCGCCGTCAATAGATATTAAGCCATTTTTAGAATCGAAAGATATTTCATCAGCATCACTTGTACCTTTGATAACTAGGCTATCTTCATCTAAAGTAAAGTCTCCAACTCTATTAATAAAGGTGCCATCAAAGTTTTGAGCATCAAATTCAAATAGATCATCTCCAGCATTACCAAAGATCAGATCATTGCCAAGACCACCATTAATAGTATCTTGACCGTCACCACCTAAAATGGTGTCATCACCGAAACTGCCATAGAGATAATCGTCGCCACCTTCACCAAAGATAACGTCGTTGCCTTCACCACCATCAACTAAATCATTTTCTCCACCAGTAAAAATAACATCACTTCCACCTTGACCAAGAACAATATCGTTCCCCTCACCCGCCTCAACAAAATCTCCACCAAGTCCGCCATCAATTAAGTCGTTTCCAGCAGCACCACGTAAAAAATCAGGTGCGCTAAGTCCTTTAATTAAATCGCCTTTATTTGAACCTACTAATGCATCAAATCCCTTTGTTCCAATTAACTCTAAACCATCAGCTACAAAATCAGCGACGGCTGAGTCTATAGAACTAATAACTGAGGACATAATCTAAAACACTCCCTATTGAATAAACCTTCTCATTTATAAGTTCTTTCTTTCAAAATGACAACAGCAAATTGTAAGTTTGAGAACAATAAGCTATTTTTATTCCAAAAGACCCATAAGTAAAAAGTAATTTTAAACACATTATTTTGCATATAAAGTAACAGGTAATACTTTTATTGGCAAATTTAAAGGACTATAAATAAAAGCTCGCTATTACTTTTTGTCTAGGGTGCTGATATTTAGATAACATAAATATTAAGTATGTTTAATTACGCTATTAAGCATATTTAACTAGACTAAAAATACAAAAGATTATTGCTCAAAATCCTGAATAGTAACAAAGTAGTGCAGGCGTGGTTGCGGTCATCAATTAGTGCGATCGCACCTTTACCTAATAGTATAAAACCGATATCTAGCAGCAATTAACATATATATTCCGTAGGCAATAAATCCACTGCCAATTAATCCTAACCATAACCAGCCTAAAGGTTGTGCTGCTAAAAGCCGAAAAGCGTGTTGCAGCCCTCCTGCCAAGTCGGAATTAGATGCAACCGAAGCGAGAATCAAACAACCACCAGTAACTATAAAAGCAATACCTCTGGCTGCTATGCCAATTTTTCCCATCAGCCTGGCACAGTATTCTAATCGATGATCCATATTAGCTGAGGTGAATTTACTAATATACGAACCAGTATAAGCACCCTGACAATAGGCAATTCCCACGCCAGTTACGGCAATTCCTGCCATCAAAACTATAGCTTCTCCTATAATTGGCTGCTCAAATAACTTTTCTACCGAGTGCTTAATTTTATCGTCATATTTTCCCAATCTAAAGACTACGTTCAACGCTGAATAAGCTATCCCAGCATAACTCAGGCTACTTATGATATAGCCCGTTCTTTGTAATATGCCTTTATAACTAAAATTTGCAGCGTGTCCAGGATAAATTATTGCCTGAAGTAATCGACGTATTACGTAGCCAAGCAAGGCAACTGACAAGAGGCACAAAAGTACGCTGCCTAAAGGCTGTCTGGATAGGTGTTCTAAAGCATTGTAGGTTCCTGCTGCCTTTTTTTCTGGTAAGATTGCAGCTTCAATCGCTAGGATGCCAATCAAAAAGTAAACAACTCCTTTGGCAGCAAATCCTAATAAAATGTACTGTCTTAAGAAAGGATTAGAGACTATTTCTGAATTTGATCTTTTTGATGTTGAGGCAGAATGATACTGAGATAATTTTGCTTCTACTTGAGATAATATACTTTCTCGCTCTTCTTTATTCACTGCCTCAGACTGCTCCATTTAACCAAAATTTTTCTTTAATCTTTTCTTAATTAAAGCAGCGATCGCGTTACTAAAGCAGAAACTTTGTTAATTTAACTAAATTTATCGGCGACAGTTACCACAATTACCACATCTAAACCCTTGCGCTTCTCGCTCAAATCCAAAAGCCTGTAACAAATAGCGCCAAAGACATTGCTTAGTTTTTAGATATTGCTGCATCTGACTTTGGTGATGTTTTTGATTGGCAGCCAAGCTTTCGATGGCTAAATTAGATGAGCGTTTACAGTAATGAAATGGGTCTTGCCAAATTATTAAACCCAAGCTGTGTAAAATGCCCAGAGCAATTTCTCCTTGGGGAAACTGTTCTTTAATTTTGGCAACCTCCCCTTTACTGGGTAGGTGTTTAATTAGCTGCTGTGAGGCGCGATACTGTTGTTCTAATTTACGGTTGAAAAACTGACTTCGCTGCTTATCTTCAGGATTTAATAAGCTAGTAGGTTCACTGATTAGGGTCAAAGCCTCGGCTGGTTGACCGTTTCTACCACCTCTGCCGACTTCTTGGATATATTCAGCTAATAATTCAGGTGCATGATGATGAACCACAAAAGCTACGTCGGGTTTATCGATCCCCATGCCAAAAGCCGAGGTGCAAATTACAAACTGAATTTTGCCTGAGATCCAGTCTTGTTCAATTTTTCTTCTTTCTGTCGTAATTAACCCTGCATGGTATGCAGCAACAGAATAACTCAAAGATTGAAACCATGTTGCCAAAGCTTGGCTATCTTGACGAGAGCGAACATATACTAAACCCGATCGCTTTTGTTTAGCTTGAATAAACTGCAACATCTTTTGCTTTCTGCCTTTGGGTGTCCAAACCGTTTTAATGTTCAAACTGAGATTAGATCGGTAAGGACTAACTAAAAAAGTCTCAGGCTGCTTTAACTCCAAAGCTTTAATAATCTCTTGCTGTGCTTGAGGATCGGCTGTAGCGGTAAAAGCTGCGATCGCAATTTTTGTGCCAGTCGGTTTAGATTTTAATAGGCTACGGCGCACCGCCCCCAAACGACGATAAGCAGGGCGAAAAGTAGTTCCCCACTGGGTCAAGCAATGTACCTCATCTAAGATTATCCCCGTAATTTTAACTTTTGGTTGGGAGATAATTTTCCAAACTGGAATACTCAATAAAGTTTCAGGAGATAAATACAAAAGGCTTAGTTTTTGCTGTTCGATTGCTTGTAAAGTTCTTTGCTTTTCACTTCTAGACAACTCACTGTGTAACAATGCCCCAGATAGTCCCAGATGTTTTAACTGGTTAACCTGATTTTCCATTAAGGCAACTAAAGGAGAAACTACTAGGGTTAAACCTGTTTGCAACAGCGCAGGTAACTGAAAGCAAACTGATTTGCCTCCACCAGTGGGCAAAATAACTAGAGCATCTCGACCAGCCAAAAGAGTATGTATAATCTCTCCTTGAGGCGATCTAAAGTCATCATATCCCCAAACTTGTTTAAACTTCTCTTTAATAGCCTCGTGATTAATATCTCTGTTTATTTTCTCTTCCTCTTTCATCCCTTATCCCTCATTCCTTCTCTGCCGATTGCCGAATTTTAAGCCATAAATCTCGATATTGTTGTTCTGTTTTTGCCGACAAAGGTAATAAAAACTCGCTCTTTGGCGAATTTAAGACTTGAGAATTTGACAGCAGATTATCTCTCAAATCTGAAGGTAGTTCTTCTGGTTTGATTGTCGACAAAATTGGTGAAATTCCATCAGTAAATAAAGATATTTGTTCTGCTGCTTTTGGTTGCCAACAAAAGTCAATCCATTCGGCAATGGTTTTAAAAGAATTGTTATTATTTATTAGTTTTGATACTTGAGGTTTTATCCAAATATCTGTCCATAAAGAAGCTCCAGAGGCGGGAATCACTAACTTGATATCGGGATAACGTTTAAGCAAAGGAAGTATATCCGTAGACCAAGCAACAGCTACCCAGGTATCACCTAATATTAATGGTTCTAAATAATGATCTGAACTGTATAATTTTGTTTGTTTGTGTAATGCTAATAACTCTGTTTCTAGTTCGGGTATAGAGTCTATATTTTCGGTATTGTAAGAATGCCCTAGTTTTTTCAAAGTCAAACCAATAGTTTCTCTGGGAGAGTCCAAGAGAGAAAGGCGATCGCCTAATTCTGGTTGCCACAGATCGCTCCAATTTTTAATTGTTACACCCATTTTGTCTAGCTTTTTACTTTGATAGGCAATTACCGTGCTTCCCCAACGATAAGGTGCGCCCCAAATTTGACCATCAGCAGCTAAGTTTCCCTGGTCATTGCGTTGAACTATTTTTTGCCAAATAGCGGGTAATTTTTGCCAGCTAGCTAAGTCCTTGGTTGTTAAAGGTTGAATCAGATTTTGCTTGATTGCTGAAGATAGCCAGAAATCTCCCAGAGTAGTCAAACTAGGATAGATTACAGGTTTGCTGAGAATTTGATCGAATAGCTTTCTTTTGTCTGCATCTGACTCTTTGCCCTGATGCAAATTTAAAAGTGAATCAAAAATTTGTTCTAGTTGAGCTTGAGGTTGAAAATTTATTTTTGCCTGGTTATTAATTGCCTGATGAAAGTCTTTAATTAACTGTGGCGGAATAGAATTTTCGAGAAAAAATATTTTGAAATCTGCTTTGGAATTGCTACATCCTGATATTGCCTGAGTTAAAGCTATAAAAGTAGTAGCGTGGATAAAAGAACGTCGAGATAGCTGATAATTCATCAAGATTCAAAACTAAAAATAAAAGAGTACAAATACTTAGCTGAAACCAACTGTTTTTCCTAAACCATAAATATATTAATCAACGGTTTTTAGGTAATTTTGGCGTTTTTGAGTAGTTTCAATATTTTTACCAACACAATTGAGCAATTATTAAATGAATCAGGAATAGTGGTATTTTTTTCAAACAATTCTTTTAGCATATAAAACATAATCTTAATAAATGCCAGAAATTATATGGATACATTGCAAGTACAAATCAGCGAACTACGAGCAAAAATAGATACATTACACCAGTTGATTGAGCAAATTGGCACCCAGGTTCAAGAATTAAGTTCTCAGCAGCCAAAGCGCACAGAGCATGATTCTTATTCTTTACCAAACTTTGCTTCAGGCGCAGCTGGTTTTGCGAATCGGCAAGGCAAATTAGACTATCAGCTTACTCATAAAGATGTTTTGGTAGACGATAATAGCAGTACTAGTAGTGCTAATTCTAACAGCGAAAATTTAGCCCCTGATACTCAAATTCGTCGTCTAACAGCGCAGCTTACCGCAGCTTACAACCGTATTGCAGCTTTAGAAGAACAGTTATTGACCTACAGAATTCATTCTTGAGTAGCGATAACGAGCAAATAAGGTTTCAATAATGGTAAGCAACTGAGTAGAAGTCCAGTTTTGTGAGAGGTGAGCAGCGATCGCGCAACCACCAGCCCCAACACCTTCTTTGACATATCCTTGTTCATAAGCACGAAAACTAGGGTAACCAGAAGTGGCAAAATTTAACCCAGTAGCTAATAGGGGGACTCCACCGATAGTTTTAGCCAACTCGACTGTATTGCCTGTGGGATCTTCTGCTACCCAGCGAGTTGTACCCACTACAATTTGAGACAGTCGAGTTGATATGTTATTTTGTTTAGCGATCGCTTTAATTAGAGCATATACCGCTAACATTTGTGTTCCACCTGCCAGCATCACTCCCACTCGACGACTAGCCGAAAGTGCCATTCCTGCTGCCACAATCTGCATGGGATCGCCCACTGCTGCTACGACTGTAAAAGGATCGTTAAACTGATTTAATAAACCTGCTCTATCCAAGCCAGTTTGCACTACAGACCATTTTTGAGCATGATTACAGTGAGGATGACTACTATTAACCATTCCCTTTGCCTCTATTCCTAAAGCCGTTAATAGAGCCAGTGCCGTGGTTGTGCCACCGACAACACATTCACCAATAATCAAATAATCAGTTGTATTAGCTAGTTTTTCGCCCCACTCCTGACCCTTTTTAAATAGGTGATCGACCTTTTCAAGAGGTAAAGCTTGACCAGAAGCAACGCAAGCAGCAGGAACTCCGTGAAGATCAATCGTATTTACCGTCGGCTGATGGGGCAAACCAGCATTAAAAATATAGGTTGGTATGTTTAATGCTTCTACTACTGCACGAGAAATAAAGGTCGGAGACGCTCCTGCCGTTAGTATAGGTAAAGGATGTTGATAATTCTTTTGTACTCCTTTAGCCAAAAATTCAGCATCAGCGATCGCTGTATACTCCCGCTCTTGTGGCGTTGCACCCGCAGCGGAAATACCAGGAATTAGTCCCGTGGCGGTAAAGCCTAAAATACAGGCGAAACAAGGCTTTTTGTGCTGATATTGTCTTAACCAATTAATTCCTGAGCGTAGCTGAGAATAAACATGAATCATTTTTGCGAAGCTTCAAGCTCTAAGCCGTAAGCTTTCTAATTAATAATCTAGTAACACTCTAACCCATTCAGGAGGGCGAGAAATAGGATTATCAAGACGATCTAGCAGCATTAAGGCTACCAAATGAACGGCAAACAAATAAACCAGATTGTTAACTATAATTAAGCCAAAAGCTAACGCTTGAATCAAAACAAAATTAGGCTCAGCCAAAATCCCTAGTTTTAAAAATAGCCAGTCCGCTATTTGTGTAATTTGGGTAATTACATATATCCAAAGATTTTCTCCTACAAGTATTGAAGTCAGCCAAAAGCGAAAAAATATCCCCAATGAGCCAATAGCTGCACCAAAAACAATCGAGACTAACCAACTTACCTGACGCTGCCAACAAGCTCCTAATAGCACACCCATCAAACCATAAGGCATTAAAAAAATAATGCTACGAGTAGGGCCCATCAAGACTAAGAGTAATAACCCTGAAACAACTGCTGCCATCCAAGAAGCGCGATTACCCCGTCTTAAATAAATCAAAGCAATAGGAATAGGAAAGAAAACTTTTAAAACAGGTCCAACAGGAAAATAAAAATTAATTAACCACACTAAACTAGCTGCGCTAGCTAAGAAGGCAGTTTCTACCATGACGATAGTGTTGGTCGGAGTTTTTACCTGCTTAGTTTTTGACTGGGAAGATTTTAATCTCTCAGATTGAGGTAGCGCAGAATCCTCTTGATCGACCCAGTTAATCTCATCATCAGCTTGTTTGGCAGCATCAAATGATGAGTTTTTATGGTCTTCTGTAGACATAAGGTTATCTAGTTGATTTAACCAACAAAAATTATAGATAAATAAATATTAGGAGATCTGAGTATCTTAGCAGATAGTGTCTTCTAGAGCAGGCAAATCGGGAATACGCATCGAGTCAGCATCTCTTTGAATCAAGCCTTTTTTTTCTAGCTTAGTCAAGACTCTAGTGACGGTTTCCCTAGCTAATCCGCTTAGACTGCTAATTTCTCGATGAGGTAAGTTAGGTATTTCTGTGCCTTTTTCCCCTTCTGTACCCTGTCCTTCAACCAAAAACAAAATTGCGTCGGCAACTCTAGAAATGCTGTTTGCCTCTCTTAGTTGAAGTCTGCGGTTAACTTGGCGTAGACGCTTTGCCATTAACTGAACTAAGCGAACTCCAGCCATAGGCTCGTTGTTGATTAAACTGACAAAATCTTCTGCTGGTATTCTACCAATCAGAGTCTTGGTCAAGGTAATAGCATCAGTCGAGCGCGGCATTTTATCCATGGCAGCCATTTCTCCAAAAATTTCGCCTCTGCCAATGATATTAAGGGTCACTTCTTTGCCGTCAAGATTGTAGGTACGAATTTTCACCCATCCCTCCAAAATAAAATAGACTGAGCCACCCCAATCATTTTCGAGTAAGAGTACCTGATTAGCTGGATGAGATATGGTCACAAAATGACCAGCAATTTTTTGTATGCTGTCTTCTGGCAAATCAGACATAAAAGGAACTAAAGCCATTAGTTCTTCAAGATTGATATTAGATTCTAGATAACGGGATTGGTCTTCCATAAAGAAATCTATTATTTACTATAAGTTCGTTATAAATATCTCCTTTGTATCATCAAAAAAAGGAAAATAATTAAATATGCACTAGATACCTAAACAAACTTGAGTCAATGAAATCTTTCAAACTTTTGAAAATGTAAACTATTAATATTAAAAATCATGATAAAAAGCTATGTTTTGGCTACTAAAGCCACTTTATATTATCAATATACGCCTATTTTGAAACTACACAATATT
This DNA window, taken from Pleurocapsa sp. FMAR1, encodes the following:
- a CDS encoding DUF2232 domain-containing protein gives rise to the protein MSTEDHKNSSFDAAKQADDEINWVDQEDSALPQSERLKSSQSKTKQVKTPTNTIVMVETAFLASAASLVWLINFYFPVGPVLKVFFPIPIALIYLRRGNRASWMAAVVSGLLLLVLMGPTRSIIFLMPYGLMGVLLGACWQRQVSWLVSIVFGAAIGSLGIFFRFWLTSILVGENLWIYVITQITQIADWLFLKLGILAEPNFVLIQALAFGLIIVNNLVYLFAVHLVALMLLDRLDNPISRPPEWVRVLLDY
- a CDS encoding RecQ family ATP-dependent DNA helicase, whose product is MKEEEKINRDINHEAIKEKFKQVWGYDDFRSPQGEIIHTLLAGRDALVILPTGGGKSVCFQLPALLQTGLTLVVSPLVALMENQVNQLKHLGLSGALLHSELSRSEKQRTLQAIEQQKLSLLYLSPETLLSIPVWKIISQPKVKITGIILDEVHCLTQWGTTFRPAYRRLGAVRRSLLKSKPTGTKIAIAAFTATADPQAQQEIIKALELKQPETFLVSPYRSNLSLNIKTVWTPKGRKQKMLQFIQAKQKRSGLVYVRSRQDSQALATWFQSLSYSVAAYHAGLITTERRKIEQDWISGKIQFVICTSAFGMGIDKPDVAFVVHHHAPELLAEYIQEVGRGGRNGQPAEALTLISEPTSLLNPEDKQRSQFFNRKLEQQYRASQQLIKHLPSKGEVAKIKEQFPQGEIALGILHSLGLIIWQDPFHYCKRSSNLAIESLAANQKHHQSQMQQYLKTKQCLWRYLLQAFGFEREAQGFRCGNCGNCRR
- a CDS encoding mechanosensitive ion channel family protein, with translation MTEIINTIVRALLKLLDQGIAALPGVMSALIVLFLTKYAVQVVLKLADETGRRTIKSTSLQLLLRKICRIGVWTIGILLACILAVPGFSLGDIVATLGIGSVAVGFAFQDIFKNFLAGIILLVEEPFRIGDEVEINDYQGKVENISIRTTKIRTYTGEKILLPNSTVFTDAVKVVTAYPFRRTDLAVGVDYNSSLPEAARILEQTIKSVSGVIEDPAPEIDIVNFNDSSIDFMVHYWTGSSKKQLRNVQTIAMIAIKKALDDADINIPYPIRTVYHYDQEKYNDYFPDRHVQQNN
- a CDS encoding chromosome segregation protein SMC, translating into MEDISKYITSIQQEVVAEEKTVKIARLIILLIKIEKELATVKATLAKLQSHQKKYNQNSQLSGQIEQKIATVNRLSEKISKARLNLNYYFI
- the cobT gene encoding nicotinate mononucleotide-dependent phosphoribosyltransferase CobT, which encodes MIHVYSQLRSGINWLRQYQHKKPCFACILGFTATGLIPGISAAGATPQEREYTAIADAEFLAKGVQKNYQHPLPILTAGASPTFISRAVVEALNIPTYIFNAGLPHQPTVNTIDLHGVPAACVASGQALPLEKVDHLFKKGQEWGEKLANTTDYLIIGECVVGGTTTALALLTALGIEAKGMVNSSHPHCNHAQKWSVVQTGLDRAGLLNQFNDPFTVVAAVGDPMQIVAAGMALSASRRVGVMLAGGTQMLAVYALIKAIAKQNNISTRLSQIVVGTTRWVAEDPTGNTVELAKTIGGVPLLATGLNFATSGYPSFRAYEQGYVKEGVGAGGCAIAAHLSQNWTSTQLLTIIETLFARYRYSRMNSVGQ
- a CDS encoding Crp/Fnr family transcriptional regulator, whose protein sequence is MEDQSRYLESNINLEELMALVPFMSDLPEDSIQKIAGHFVTISHPANQVLLLENDWGGSVYFILEGWVKIRTYNLDGKEVTLNIIGRGEIFGEMAAMDKMPRSTDAITLTKTLIGRIPAEDFVSLINNEPMAGVRLVQLMAKRLRQVNRRLQLREANSISRVADAILFLVEGQGTEGEKGTEIPNLPHREISSLSGLARETVTRVLTKLEKKGLIQRDADSMRIPDLPALEDTIC
- a CDS encoding calcium-binding protein; amino-acid sequence: MSSVISSIDSAVADFVADGLELIGTKGFDALVGSNKGDLIKGLSAPDFLRGAAGNDLIDGGLGGDFVEAGEGNDIVLGQGGSDVIFTGGENDLVDGGEGNDVIFGEGGDDYLYGSFGDDTILGGDGQDTINGGLGNDLIFGNAGDDLFEFDAQNFDGTFINRVGDFTLDEDSLVIKGTSDADEISFDSKNGLISIDGEVAINLNTIGDSTDMDMEKNDDGDFELM
- a CDS encoding DUF1206 domain-containing protein, with amino-acid sequence MEQSEAVNKEERESILSQVEAKLSQYHSASTSKRSNSEIVSNPFLRQYILLGFAAKGVVYFLIGILAIEAAILPEKKAAGTYNALEHLSRQPLGSVLLCLLSVALLGYVIRRLLQAIIYPGHAANFSYKGILQRTGYIISSLSYAGIAYSALNVVFRLGKYDDKIKHSVEKLFEQPIIGEAIVLMAGIAVTGVGIAYCQGAYTGSYISKFTSANMDHRLEYCARLMGKIGIAARGIAFIVTGGCLILASVASNSDLAGGLQHAFRLLAAQPLGWLWLGLIGSGFIAYGIYMLIAARYRFYTIR
- a CDS encoding M16 family metallopeptidase, whose translation is MSRRLISWLSLGLVTIFLSFAIRLPAIADTPKHYTELKFSTPPEIQIPDYERYELDNGMVVYLMEDRDLPLINGTALIRTGSRFEPANKVGLASLTGTVMRSGGTENHLAAELNLILEQKAASVETSIGDTSGSASFNTLTEDLDTVFSLFAEVLRQPAFAAEQFAIAKKQEEGGIARRNDDPQSIASREFDKLIYGATSPYARTEEYAILANISRPDVVNFYQNYVRPQSIILGIVGDFDSARMIERVQSAFGDWQVDTSLPALEAPAATQEEDRGIFVVDRPKATQSNVLMGHIGGQFNSPDYPALSVLNGVLNGFGGRLFNEVRSRQGLAYSVYGSWSPSYDYDGLFIAGGQTQTNNTVPFIKAIVSEIKKLRNSLVTEKELANAKESILNSFVFNFENPSQTLSRLIRYEYFDYPEDFIFEYQDKVQNTNEEDILKVAQKYLQPNQIVTLVVGNRQAMKPPLSSLEQEINLVDVTIPRLGQS
- a CDS encoding extracellular solute-binding protein encodes the protein MNYQLSRRSFIHATTFIALTQAISGCSNSKADFKIFFLENSIPPQLIKDFHQAINNQAKINFQPQAQLEQIFDSLLNLHQGKESDADKRKLFDQILSKPVIYPSLTTLGDFWLSSAIKQNLIQPLTTKDLASWQKLPAIWQKIVQRNDQGNLAADGQIWGAPYRWGSTVIAYQSKKLDKMGVTIKNWSDLWQPELGDRLSLLDSPRETIGLTLKKLGHSYNTENIDSIPELETELLALHKQTKLYSSDHYLEPLILGDTWVAVAWSTDILPLLKRYPDIKLVIPASGASLWTDIWIKPQVSKLINNNNSFKTIAEWIDFCWQPKAAEQISLFTDGISPILSTIKPEELPSDLRDNLLSNSQVLNSPKSEFLLPLSAKTEQQYRDLWLKIRQSAEKE